From Caulobacter segnis, a single genomic window includes:
- the tkt gene encoding transketolase: MAAQTVDPREQDLDALAITTLRTLAIDAVEKANSGHPGTPMAMAPVGYTLWSRFLRYDPDKPDWPNRDRFVLSAGHASMLLYGLLHLTGVREIDAEGRPTGQPAVSLEDIRQFRQLSSKTPGHPEYRMTTGVETTTGPLGQGCGNSVGMALAERWLAARFNRDDAQLFDHDVYVLCGDGDMMEGVSSEAASLAGHYKLSNLCWIYDSNTISIEGHTSLAFTEDVAARFRAYGWKTLHVDDANDTAALARAIETFKATEDAPTLIVVNSVIGYGAPTKANTEKAHGEPLGADESKAAKRSYGWPEDAQFLVPNGVADHAHAAVADRGRPLREAWDATFARYRERYPDLAETFERLRSGKLPDGWDKDIPTFATDAKGIASRDAGGKALNAIAQHVLGLVGGAADLSPSTKTDLTFEGARQLQADDYGGRTMHFGVREHAMGSIANGMALSYLRSFTATFLVFSDYMRPPIRLAAIMEIPTVFVFTHDSIGVGEDGPTHQPIEHLAALRAIPGLNVIRPADANETAQAWKMAMAQSNEPSCLILSRQALPTIDRTRYAAADGLAKGAYVLADSDGTPQIILLATGSEVPLAVAAHETLAAASIRSRVVSMPSWSVFEKQDATYREQVLPRAVRARLAIEQAGPIGWDRYVGFDGETITMNTFGASAPLAKLQDKYGFTPDKVVARAKALIAKLEEQS, translated from the coding sequence ATGGCGGCTCAAACGGTCGATCCGCGGGAGCAGGATTTGGACGCGCTGGCGATCACCACCCTGCGCACCCTGGCGATCGACGCGGTCGAGAAGGCCAATTCCGGCCATCCCGGAACGCCCATGGCCATGGCCCCGGTTGGCTATACCCTGTGGAGCCGGTTCCTGCGCTATGACCCGGACAAGCCGGACTGGCCCAACCGCGACCGTTTCGTGCTGTCGGCCGGCCATGCCTCAATGTTGCTCTACGGCCTGCTGCACCTGACCGGCGTGCGTGAGATCGACGCCGAGGGCCGCCCGACCGGCCAGCCCGCCGTCAGCCTCGAGGACATCCGCCAGTTCCGGCAGCTGTCGTCCAAGACTCCGGGCCACCCCGAATACCGCATGACCACTGGGGTCGAGACCACCACCGGCCCGCTGGGCCAGGGCTGCGGCAATTCGGTGGGCATGGCCCTGGCCGAGCGCTGGCTGGCCGCGCGCTTCAATCGCGACGACGCCCAGCTGTTCGACCACGACGTCTACGTGCTGTGCGGCGACGGCGACATGATGGAGGGCGTCTCCAGCGAAGCCGCCTCGCTGGCGGGCCACTACAAACTGTCGAACCTGTGCTGGATCTACGACAGCAACACGATCAGCATCGAGGGCCACACATCCCTCGCCTTCACCGAGGACGTGGCCGCGCGCTTCCGGGCCTATGGCTGGAAGACCCTGCATGTCGACGACGCCAACGACACCGCCGCCCTCGCCCGCGCGATCGAGACCTTCAAGGCCACCGAGGACGCCCCGACCCTGATCGTCGTCAACAGCGTCATCGGATATGGCGCGCCGACCAAGGCCAATACCGAGAAGGCGCACGGCGAGCCGCTGGGCGCGGACGAGAGCAAGGCCGCCAAGCGGTCCTACGGCTGGCCGGAAGACGCCCAGTTCCTGGTGCCCAACGGCGTCGCCGACCATGCCCACGCCGCCGTCGCCGACCGCGGCCGCCCGCTGCGCGAAGCCTGGGACGCGACCTTCGCCCGCTATCGCGAGCGCTATCCGGACCTGGCCGAAACCTTCGAGCGCCTGCGGTCGGGCAAGCTGCCCGACGGCTGGGACAAGGACATCCCGACCTTCGCGACGGACGCCAAGGGGATCGCCTCGCGCGACGCTGGCGGCAAGGCGCTCAACGCTATCGCCCAGCACGTCCTGGGCCTGGTCGGCGGCGCGGCGGACCTGTCACCCTCGACCAAGACCGACCTGACCTTCGAAGGCGCGAGACAGCTGCAGGCCGACGACTACGGCGGTCGCACCATGCACTTCGGCGTCCGCGAGCACGCCATGGGGTCGATCGCCAACGGCATGGCGCTGTCTTACCTGCGATCGTTCACCGCCACCTTCCTGGTGTTCAGCGACTATATGCGGCCGCCGATCCGGCTGGCGGCGATCATGGAGATCCCGACGGTCTTCGTGTTCACCCACGATTCCATCGGAGTCGGCGAGGACGGCCCCACCCACCAGCCGATCGAGCATCTGGCCGCCTTGCGCGCCATTCCCGGGCTCAATGTCATCCGCCCGGCCGACGCCAACGAGACCGCCCAGGCGTGGAAGATGGCCATGGCCCAGTCGAACGAGCCCAGTTGCCTGATCCTCAGCCGCCAGGCCCTGCCGACCATCGACCGCACGCGCTACGCCGCGGCCGACGGCCTGGCCAAGGGGGCCTATGTCCTGGCCGACTCCGACGGGACGCCGCAGATCATCCTGCTGGCCACCGGCAGCGAGGTCCCCCTCGCCGTGGCGGCACACGAAACCCTCGCGGCCGCCAGCATCCGCTCGCGCGTGGTGTCGATGCCGTCCTGGTCGGTGTTTGAAAAGCAGGACGCCACCTATCGCGAGCAGGTCCTGCCGCGCGCCGTCCGGGCGCGCCTGGCCATCGAGCAGGCCGGTCCGATCGGCTGGGACCGCTATGTCGGCTTCGATGGCGAGACCATCACCATGAACACCTTCGGCGCCTCGGCCCCGCTAGCCAAGCTGCAGGACAAGTACGGCTTCACGCCGGACAAGGTGGTCGCGCGGGCCAAGGCGCTGATCGCCAAGCTGGAAGAACAGTCATGA
- a CDS encoding glutathione S-transferase family protein, whose amino-acid sequence MHHPFAVAVLPSHRKIIMQKTSLTLVSHPLCPFVQRAAIVLLEKDVPFERVNVDLSAKPDWFLALSPTGKVPLLQVRQASGEEAVLFESMVICEYLEETQGGAPMYPQDALVRARQRAWIEFATQAMADAWQFLNAADKATAETKQTAFRSKLQRLEPQLGAGPYFQGVAFSMVDAVFAPLFRYFDILDPQASAPIFEGLPRVSAWRAGLAIRPSVIAAVGGDYADRFRAHLHHHGALLAA is encoded by the coding sequence TTGCATCACCCGTTCGCCGTCGCCGTCCTGCCGTCTCATCGAAAGATCATCATGCAAAAGACCAGCCTCACGCTCGTCAGTCACCCGCTTTGCCCGTTCGTCCAACGCGCGGCGATCGTCCTCCTCGAAAAGGACGTTCCTTTCGAACGCGTCAATGTCGACCTCTCGGCCAAGCCCGACTGGTTCCTGGCTCTGTCTCCGACCGGCAAGGTTCCGCTTCTCCAGGTCCGCCAGGCCAGCGGGGAAGAGGCTGTCCTCTTCGAGAGCATGGTGATTTGCGAGTATCTCGAGGAGACGCAGGGCGGCGCGCCGATGTACCCGCAAGACGCACTGGTCCGGGCCCGGCAACGGGCTTGGATCGAGTTCGCCACCCAGGCCATGGCCGACGCCTGGCAGTTCCTCAACGCCGCAGACAAGGCGACAGCTGAAACCAAGCAAACGGCGTTCCGGAGCAAGCTCCAGCGCCTGGAGCCGCAGCTGGGCGCGGGCCCCTATTTCCAGGGCGTGGCCTTCTCCATGGTCGACGCGGTGTTCGCGCCGCTCTTCCGGTACTTCGACATCCTCGACCCTCAGGCGTCAGCGCCGATCTTCGAAGGCCTTCCGCGCGTCTCGGCATGGCGAGCGGGCCTGGCGATCCGGCCCAGCGTCATCGCCGCAGTCGGGGGCGACTACGCCGATCGGTTCCGGGCTCACCTGCATCATCACGGGGCGCTGCTGGCGGCCTAG
- a CDS encoding glycoside hydrolase family 15 protein: protein MIDHNKAAEREIADHGVIGNLSTTALVATDGAIDFLCWPHFDSPTIFAALLDVDQGGVFVLSPRIDDARTMQMYLPDTNVLLTRWIGETTSVEIIDLMPIPDANGDCVCRLIRSVRVTRGTVTIDLRCTPRPDYARQRPKVTVIEDAAMFSSPDGLSLRLTGPVAFAAEDDGATARFTLNAGERADFVLDDEASPRLEGHALEAAIQRTTRDWRDWAKRSTYKGRWREAVTRSALVLKLLTSKRHGSIAAAATFGLPEARGGSRNWDYRATWIRDASFTVYSLMRLGYLDEATAFTRWVADRAVESGGRLDIMYAMDGSPEPPETALDHLAGYGGAKPVVIGNAAAGQLQLDIYGELLDSIYLSNKYGEAISHADWLGVRHVVDHVCKTWQTPDAGIWEVRREPREHLHSRLMCWVAVDRAIRLASKRSLAAPFETWIQARNAINDDIWENFWNPELGHFVQSKGSRELDGAILMMPLVRFIGAKDPAWLATLDAIGEQLTDDGLVRRYAGEDGLTGREGSFAACSFWYVECLARAGRLEQARANFEKLLRYGNHLHLYAEEFDARAQLIGNFPQAFTHLALISAAFYLNRALDDDKSQQWRA from the coding sequence GTGATCGACCACAACAAGGCCGCCGAGCGGGAAATCGCCGATCATGGCGTCATCGGCAACCTGTCCACCACGGCCCTCGTGGCCACGGACGGCGCCATCGACTTCCTATGCTGGCCCCATTTCGACAGCCCAACCATCTTCGCCGCCTTGCTCGATGTCGACCAGGGCGGGGTCTTCGTGCTGTCGCCGCGGATCGACGATGCGCGCACAATGCAGATGTACCTGCCCGACACCAACGTGCTGCTGACCCGCTGGATAGGCGAAACCACCAGCGTCGAGATCATCGACCTGATGCCCATCCCCGACGCGAACGGCGACTGTGTCTGCCGCCTGATCCGTAGCGTGCGCGTGACGCGCGGAACCGTGACCATCGACCTGCGCTGCACGCCGCGCCCGGACTATGCCCGCCAGCGCCCCAAGGTGACGGTGATCGAAGACGCCGCCATGTTCTCGAGCCCTGACGGTCTGAGCCTGCGCCTGACCGGCCCCGTCGCCTTCGCGGCGGAAGACGACGGCGCCACCGCCCGCTTCACGCTCAACGCCGGCGAGCGCGCCGACTTCGTGCTCGACGACGAGGCCTCGCCCCGGCTCGAAGGCCACGCGCTGGAGGCCGCCATCCAACGCACCACCCGCGACTGGCGGGACTGGGCCAAGCGCTCGACCTACAAGGGCCGCTGGCGCGAGGCGGTCACCCGATCGGCCCTGGTGCTCAAGCTCCTGACCTCGAAGCGTCATGGCTCGATCGCCGCCGCCGCGACCTTCGGTCTGCCCGAGGCCCGGGGCGGCTCGCGCAACTGGGACTACCGGGCGACCTGGATCCGCGACGCCTCGTTCACCGTCTACAGCCTGATGCGCCTGGGCTACCTGGATGAGGCCACGGCTTTCACCCGCTGGGTCGCCGACCGCGCGGTCGAGTCCGGCGGCCGCCTCGACATCATGTACGCCATGGACGGCTCGCCCGAACCGCCGGAAACCGCCCTGGATCACCTGGCCGGCTACGGCGGGGCCAAGCCCGTCGTGATCGGCAACGCCGCGGCGGGCCAACTGCAGTTGGATATCTACGGCGAGCTGCTGGATTCCATCTATCTGAGCAACAAGTACGGCGAGGCGATCTCCCACGCCGACTGGCTGGGCGTGCGCCACGTCGTCGACCATGTCTGCAAGACCTGGCAAACGCCGGACGCGGGGATCTGGGAGGTTCGGCGCGAGCCGCGCGAGCACCTGCACTCACGGCTGATGTGCTGGGTGGCGGTCGACCGCGCCATCCGCCTGGCCAGCAAACGTTCGCTGGCCGCCCCGTTCGAGACCTGGATCCAGGCCCGCAACGCCATCAACGACGACATCTGGGAGAACTTCTGGAACCCGGAGCTGGGCCATTTCGTGCAGAGCAAGGGCAGTCGCGAGCTGGACGGCGCGATCCTGATGATGCCGCTGGTGCGCTTCATCGGGGCCAAGGATCCGGCCTGGCTGGCGACGCTGGACGCCATTGGCGAGCAGCTGACCGACGATGGCCTGGTGCGCCGCTACGCCGGCGAGGACGGATTGACCGGCCGGGAGGGCAGCTTCGCGGCCTGTTCGTTCTGGTACGTCGAGTGCCTAGCGCGCGCGGGCCGTCTCGAGCAGGCGCGGGCCAATTTCGAGAAGCTACTGCGGTACGGCAACCATCTGCACCTCTATGCTGAGGAGTTCGACGCCCGGGCCCAGCTGATCGGCAACTTCCCCCAGGCGTTCACCCACCTGGCCCTGATCAGCGCGGCCTTCTACCTGAACCGGGCGCTCGACGACGACAAAAGTCAGCAGTGGCGCGCCTAG
- a CDS encoding response regulator has translation MIDNTLIAVVEDDAEIRDLTLGLLRREGWEAVGCEDAAAFDRLAARRRVDLVLLDIMMPGEDGLSLCRRLRTTGETAILMVTAKGDDIDRVIGLEIGADDYLAKPYNPRELLARVRAILRRTREAHRVTAVPPGEVYGFAGWRLDSASRDLIDAEGRPVTLTGGEHDLLMAFLRHAQRVLSRDQLLDWTRGRSASPYDRAIDVLLGRLRRKLAGGAGGEGLIKTVRGGGYLFSAPVERL, from the coding sequence ATGATCGACAACACCCTGATCGCGGTCGTCGAGGACGACGCCGAGATTCGCGACCTGACGCTGGGCCTGCTGCGCCGCGAGGGCTGGGAGGCCGTCGGCTGCGAGGACGCCGCCGCCTTCGACCGCCTGGCCGCCCGCCGCCGCGTCGATCTGGTGCTGCTGGACATCATGATGCCCGGTGAGGACGGCCTGTCGCTGTGCCGCCGCTTACGGACGACGGGCGAGACGGCGATCCTGATGGTCACCGCCAAGGGCGACGATATCGATCGGGTGATCGGTCTGGAGATCGGAGCCGACGATTACCTGGCCAAGCCCTACAATCCGCGCGAGCTCCTGGCCCGTGTCCGCGCCATCCTGCGCCGCACGCGCGAGGCGCACCGCGTGACCGCCGTCCCGCCGGGCGAGGTCTACGGCTTCGCTGGCTGGCGCCTGGACTCGGCAAGCCGCGACCTGATCGACGCGGAAGGCCGGCCGGTGACCCTGACCGGCGGCGAGCACGACCTGCTGATGGCCTTCCTGCGCCATGCCCAAAGGGTCCTGAGCCGCGACCAGTTGCTAGACTGGACGCGCGGCCGCAGCGCCAGCCCCTACGACCGCGCGATCGATGTCCTGCTGGGCCGGCTGCGGCGCAAGCTGGCCGGCGGCGCGGGCGGCGAAGGGCTGATCAAAACCGTGCGCGGCGGCGGCTACCTGTTCAGCGCGCCCGTCGAGCGGCTCTGA
- a CDS encoding isochorismatase family cysteine hydrolase — protein MTHHIEPKSALILIEYQNDWLAPTGGINPQFQDREQIDAAVANSAKVLAEARHRGLEIIHVAMVLEPNYRVMGQGKYGLRAMVPQYRSFLGEQTAFFTGFEPAPGEHVIRERTGGSSAFAATTLDSYLRNNGVFDLYVMGFALRQCVESTVRNAHDLGYHTNVIHDASAAFTKEQQTSFVAEILPFYGNAVTTQEFLDAGR, from the coding sequence ATGACCCACCACATCGAACCCAAGAGCGCGCTGATCCTGATCGAGTATCAGAACGACTGGCTGGCTCCGACCGGCGGCATCAATCCGCAGTTCCAGGATCGCGAGCAGATCGACGCCGCTGTCGCCAACTCGGCGAAGGTCCTGGCCGAGGCGCGCCATCGCGGCTTGGAAATCATCCACGTCGCCATGGTGCTGGAGCCCAACTACCGCGTCATGGGCCAGGGCAAGTATGGCCTACGGGCGATGGTTCCGCAGTACCGCTCGTTCCTCGGCGAGCAGACGGCGTTCTTCACGGGCTTCGAGCCCGCGCCGGGCGAGCATGTCATCCGCGAGCGCACCGGTGGCAGCAGCGCCTTCGCGGCCACCACGCTCGACAGCTATCTGCGCAACAACGGCGTCTTCGACCTCTATGTGATGGGCTTCGCTCTGCGCCAGTGCGTGGAGTCGACCGTTCGCAACGCCCACGACCTAGGCTACCACACCAACGTGATCCACGACGCCTCGGCGGCCTTCACCAAGGAGCAGCAGACCTCTTTTGTGGCCGAGATCTTGCCCTTCTACGGCAATGCGGTCACCACCCAGGAATTCCTGGACGCCGGTCGCTAG
- a CDS encoding ATP-binding protein gives MPGRAALRLSVRLKDGAVLTLRRRAPESARRYLGRVTLACAALLMVTLLMLLVAVRQTARPVASLAQAVTRFGDDLDAAPLPPGGPREIRDLSAAFNTMRERIRGLMDERTRMLAAIAHDLRTYLTRLTLRAEFIADPEQRAKAGADLTEMAQLLEDTLLFARQEAGRGDRARPVAIQRELETLVALRAEMGQAVTLAPGSTVNALVSPVALRRMLNNLVDNAVIYGGVVSLEVEAVGEEVRIAVLDRGPGLPDDVLARITAPFERGETSRSRRTGGAGLGLSIVQALAQAHGGRLVLANREAGGLAAIVVLPAG, from the coding sequence ATGCCCGGCCGAGCAGCCCTGCGCCTGTCGGTGCGACTGAAGGATGGAGCGGTGCTGACCCTGCGCCGGCGCGCCCCGGAATCGGCCCGCCGCTATCTGGGCCGCGTCACCCTGGCCTGCGCGGCGTTGCTGATGGTCACCTTGCTCATGCTGCTGGTCGCGGTGCGCCAGACCGCCCGACCGGTGGCCAGCCTGGCCCAGGCCGTGACTCGCTTCGGCGACGACCTGGACGCCGCCCCGCTGCCGCCCGGCGGCCCGCGCGAGATCCGCGACTTGTCGGCCGCCTTCAACACCATGCGCGAACGAATCCGGGGGCTGATGGACGAGCGCACCCGCATGTTGGCGGCCATCGCCCACGACCTGCGCACCTACCTGACCCGCCTGACCCTGCGCGCCGAGTTCATCGCCGACCCCGAACAACGGGCCAAGGCCGGCGCCGACCTGACCGAGATGGCCCAACTCCTGGAGGACACCCTGCTGTTCGCCCGCCAGGAGGCCGGGCGTGGCGACCGCGCGCGGCCGGTAGCGATCCAGCGCGAGCTGGAGACCCTGGTCGCGCTGCGCGCCGAGATGGGCCAGGCCGTAACCCTGGCGCCGGGCTCGACGGTCAACGCCCTGGTCTCGCCGGTGGCGCTGCGGCGGATGCTGAACAATCTGGTCGACAATGCCGTGATTTACGGCGGCGTGGTGTCACTGGAAGTCGAGGCCGTCGGCGAGGAGGTCCGCATCGCGGTGCTGGATCGCGGCCCCGGTCTGCCGGACGACGTGCTGGCCAGGATCACCGCCCCCTTCGAACGTGGCGAGACCTCGCGTAGTCGTCGCACCGGCGGCGCGGGCCTGGGGCTGTCGATCGTTCAGGCCCTGGCCCAGGCGCACGGGGGACGGCTGGTGCTGGCCAACCGCGAGGCCGGCGGCCTGGCGGCGATCGTGGTGCTGCCAGCGGGCTAG
- a CDS encoding AraC family transcriptional regulator has protein sequence MTNPLSPHLEVVRRHAAIGLTDTPIPRLDITVGRGNTDRAPCLYRSMVCFILQGSKHVAINDQLLSYDSSQYLISALDLPGTGQILDEDDGRPYIAVSLVLDPALMADVASTLPPMRDPEPQGVGVAINPMTTTLRDTLLRLLSLLDSPGDIPALAPMAERELLYRLLQGPQGRLLRQIARPEGPLAQIRKAVAWIRDNCNKRLRIEALCDASGMSRASLHRHFQALTGLSPIQYQKQLRLQEARQLLLAGDHNASNVAFAVGYESASQFSREYTRQFGAPPMRDIRNIWRALDGAAPG, from the coding sequence ATGACCAATCCGCTCTCGCCTCACCTGGAGGTCGTTCGACGTCACGCCGCGATCGGCCTGACCGACACGCCCATCCCGAGGCTGGACATCACCGTCGGGCGCGGGAATACCGATCGAGCGCCGTGCCTCTATCGCTCGATGGTCTGCTTCATCCTGCAGGGTTCAAAGCACGTCGCGATCAACGACCAGCTCCTCAGCTACGACTCCTCGCAGTACCTGATCAGCGCCCTTGATCTGCCGGGCACGGGCCAGATCCTCGACGAGGATGACGGTCGCCCCTACATCGCCGTGTCGCTGGTCCTGGATCCCGCCCTGATGGCGGATGTGGCGTCGACCCTGCCGCCGATGCGGGATCCGGAACCGCAGGGTGTTGGCGTCGCGATCAACCCCATGACGACGACGCTGCGCGACACGCTCTTGCGATTGCTGTCCTTGCTCGATAGTCCCGGGGACATTCCAGCGCTCGCGCCTATGGCGGAGCGCGAATTGCTCTATCGTCTTCTACAGGGACCGCAGGGTCGGCTGCTGCGCCAGATCGCGCGCCCAGAAGGGCCCTTGGCCCAGATCCGCAAGGCCGTGGCGTGGATCCGGGACAACTGCAACAAGCGCCTGCGGATCGAGGCGCTGTGCGACGCCAGCGGCATGAGCCGCGCGAGTCTGCATCGGCATTTTCAAGCGCTGACCGGTCTCAGCCCCATCCAGTATCAGAAGCAGCTGCGTCTGCAGGAGGCGCGACAGTTGCTACTGGCCGGCGATCACAACGCCTCCAACGTCGCCTTCGCCGTCGGCTATGAAAGCGCCTCCCAGTTCAGCCGCGAATACACGCGCCAGTTCGGCGCGCCGCCGATGCGCGATATTCGAAACATCTGGCGGGCTCTCGATGGCGCCGCTCCGGGCTGA
- a CDS encoding spinster family MFS transporter — MLTLVYTFSWIDRFLLIILVDPISRDLKVSNTAIGLLTGFGSSLLYSLAGFPIARLADKGSRRAIIAAAIGAWSTLTVISGFVTNFTALAFARFGIAVSSAGCSPAAYSLISDYFPQARRAAAIAVYSLGISIGMWAGLTFGGLLEDRFGWRSAFLIVGAPGMVVAALFFLIVREPPRGTFDAQTEENARQYTLKEAAGHILTHPSFLPIALGFALVSASASAFENWVPTYMIRVQHLSSTEVGSLSGLLQGVTGFVGTLIFGFAADRLGGRDARWYLWLPMIGIAIMGPAILLFFHTSGAAAYGCYFVAELAGSAFSAPLFAAGQMLLPPRLRAVGMASMLFVLNVIGMGVGPFLTGWLSDLFVARGAVEGLAPSISLMQLSAVAGGACLIYAAAKLGAPRSATPK, encoded by the coding sequence ATGCTCACGCTGGTCTACACCTTCAGTTGGATCGACCGCTTCCTGTTGATCATTCTAGTGGACCCGATCAGCCGCGACCTGAAGGTCTCCAATACCGCGATCGGCCTGCTGACCGGCTTTGGCTCGTCCCTGCTCTATTCGCTGGCCGGCTTTCCGATCGCGCGTCTGGCCGACAAGGGCTCGCGCCGGGCGATCATAGCCGCCGCCATCGGCGCCTGGAGCACCCTGACGGTGATCAGCGGCTTCGTGACCAACTTCACGGCGCTGGCCTTCGCCCGTTTCGGCATCGCCGTGTCGTCCGCCGGATGCTCGCCGGCGGCCTATTCGCTGATCTCGGACTATTTTCCGCAGGCCCGGCGCGCGGCGGCGATCGCCGTCTACAGCCTGGGCATATCGATCGGCATGTGGGCGGGCCTGACCTTCGGCGGCCTCCTGGAAGACCGGTTCGGCTGGCGTAGCGCCTTCCTGATCGTCGGCGCGCCCGGCATGGTCGTGGCGGCGCTGTTCTTCTTGATCGTGCGCGAGCCACCACGCGGAACCTTTGACGCTCAGACCGAGGAGAACGCCCGTCAGTACACGCTGAAAGAAGCCGCCGGCCACATCCTTACCCATCCCAGCTTCCTGCCCATCGCGCTGGGCTTCGCCCTCGTCTCAGCCTCGGCCAGCGCCTTCGAGAACTGGGTGCCAACCTACATGATCCGGGTGCAGCACCTCAGCTCGACCGAGGTCGGATCGCTGAGCGGCCTGCTGCAAGGCGTAACCGGCTTCGTCGGCACCCTGATCTTCGGCTTCGCCGCCGACCGCCTCGGCGGCCGCGACGCCCGCTGGTACCTGTGGCTCCCCATGATCGGCATCGCGATCATGGGCCCGGCGATCTTGCTCTTTTTCCACACCAGCGGCGCGGCGGCCTATGGCTGTTATTTCGTCGCCGAGCTGGCGGGCTCGGCCTTCTCAGCCCCGCTGTTCGCCGCCGGTCAGATGTTGTTGCCGCCCCGCCTGCGCGCGGTCGGCATGGCCAGCATGCTGTTCGTGCTGAACGTCATCGGCATGGGCGTCGGTCCGTTCCTGACCGGCTGGCTCAGCGATCTCTTCGTGGCTCGAGGCGCGGTCGAGGGCCTGGCCCCGTCCATCTCGCTGATGCAGCTCAGCGCGGTCGCCGGCGGAGCCTGCCTGATCTATGCCGCCGCCAAGCTCGGCGCCCCCCGCTCCGCAACGCCGAAATAG
- a CDS encoding SDR family NAD(P)-dependent oxidoreductase, whose product MTKKIAIITGASRGLGRSMALHLAKRGVGVIGTYRSGSAEAEAVRQDIAALGGKSVMIALDVSDSKSFGAFAEAVAAALKTEFGRERFDYLVNNAGHGLYAPLTDATEEQFDGIIDTHLRGPIFLTQKLLPLIEDGGRILNVSSGFVRVTMAGYGIYAAAKAAIQTMTKFMAVELGARQIRVNTISPGAIATDFGGGAVRDDQNINAYVAQTIALGRVGEADDIGGAVAAILSDEMGWANGTTFDVSGGQAI is encoded by the coding sequence ATGACCAAAAAGATCGCAATCATCACCGGCGCCAGCCGCGGCCTGGGTCGCAGCATGGCGCTTCACCTGGCCAAGCGCGGCGTCGGCGTCATTGGGACCTATCGCAGCGGTTCGGCCGAGGCAGAGGCAGTGCGCCAGGACATCGCGGCCCTGGGCGGCAAGAGCGTGATGATCGCGCTCGATGTCAGCGACTCCAAGAGCTTTGGGGCCTTCGCCGAGGCGGTCGCCGCCGCCCTGAAGACCGAGTTTGGCCGCGAGCGGTTCGACTATCTGGTCAACAACGCCGGCCATGGCCTCTATGCGCCGCTGACCGATGCGACCGAAGAGCAGTTCGACGGGATCATCGACACCCATCTGCGTGGTCCCATCTTCCTGACCCAGAAGCTGCTGCCGCTGATCGAGGACGGCGGGCGCATCCTGAATGTCTCGTCGGGCTTCGTGCGCGTGACCATGGCCGGCTACGGCATCTATGCCGCCGCCAAGGCCGCCATCCAGACGATGACCAAGTTCATGGCGGTCGAGCTGGGCGCGCGGCAGATCCGCGTCAACACCATCTCGCCCGGCGCCATCGCGACGGACTTCGGCGGCGGCGCGGTCCGCGACGACCAGAACATCAACGCCTATGTCGCCCAGACCATCGCGCTGGGCCGCGTGGGCGAGGCCGACGACATCGGCGGCGCGGTGGCGGCCATTCTGTCCGACGAGATGGGCTGGGCCAACGGCACGACCTTCGACGTGTCGGGCGGTCAGGCGATCTGA
- a CDS encoding alpha/beta hydrolase: MSLTLAASLAASAADAQIGLRGKMRERMIQRLQEKKAEEERPIDLQAILPGARKLTAAYGADPAQAVDVYVPPGVLRDAPVIVMVHGGAWKIGDKANTGSVENKLRHWLPKGYVFVSVNYRMLPQTMAYAQAQDVAAAVRWTQAHAADWGASDRRIVLMGHSAGAHLVALLSSKPSMVGKPWAGTVVLDSAVMKVSTTMAGRHPKFYDEAFGSDPAGWTQASPMDQWTPSAVPMFLVCSTKRPDKPCEDARAFQALAKRANVPMPVLPQPLTHADVNRTLGLPGDYTEAVDRFIGERLAG, encoded by the coding sequence GTGAGCTTGACCCTTGCGGCGTCCCTGGCGGCCAGCGCCGCGGACGCCCAGATCGGCCTTCGCGGCAAGATGCGCGAGCGGATGATACAGCGCCTGCAGGAGAAGAAGGCCGAGGAGGAGCGCCCGATTGACCTTCAGGCGATCCTGCCTGGCGCCCGCAAGCTGACGGCCGCCTACGGCGCCGATCCCGCCCAGGCTGTGGACGTCTATGTCCCGCCAGGCGTTTTGCGCGACGCGCCGGTGATCGTCATGGTCCACGGCGGCGCCTGGAAGATCGGCGATAAGGCCAATACCGGCTCGGTCGAGAACAAGCTGCGCCACTGGTTGCCTAAGGGCTACGTATTCGTCAGCGTCAACTACCGCATGCTGCCCCAGACCATGGCCTACGCCCAGGCCCAGGACGTGGCCGCCGCCGTGCGCTGGACACAGGCCCACGCCGCCGACTGGGGCGCCAGCGATCGCCGGATCGTCCTGATGGGCCACTCGGCCGGGGCGCACTTGGTCGCTCTGCTGTCGTCGAAGCCGTCGATGGTCGGCAAGCCCTGGGCCGGGACGGTGGTGTTGGACTCGGCGGTCATGAAGGTCTCCACGACCATGGCCGGCCGCCATCCGAAGTTCTACGACGAGGCGTTCGGGAGCGATCCCGCCGGCTGGACCCAGGCTTCGCCGATGGACCAGTGGACGCCCTCGGCCGTGCCGATGTTCCTGGTCTGCTCGACCAAGCGCCCCGACAAGCCCTGCGAAGACGCCCGCGCGTTCCAGGCCCTGGCTAAGCGCGCGAACGTCCCGATGCCGGTCTTGCCCCAGCCCCTGACCCACGCCGACGTCAACCGCACCCTGGGCCTGCCCGGCGACTATACCGAGGCGGTGGATCGGTTCATTGGGGAGCGGCTGGCGGGGTGA